The Bacteroidota bacterium genome window below encodes:
- the mnhG gene encoding monovalent cation/H(+) antiporter subunit G, whose translation MENLLEIIGAIITLIGSIFLFLGSLGLVRMPDVYNRIQTGTKASTLGTILTLFGIALINTDWFGKIFLLMVFILITNPVSSHVLARAAHHIGMHLTKRTVADKLEEEEKKNNIKINVKL comes from the coding sequence ATGGAAAATTTATTAGAAATAATAGGAGCGATAATAACTTTAATAGGCTCTATATTCTTGTTCCTTGGTTCGTTAGGGCTTGTTAGAATGCCTGATGTTTACAATAGAATTCAAACAGGAACTAAAGCATCAACTTTGGGAACAATACTTACTCTTTTTGGAATAGCTTTAATAAACACTGATTGGTTTGGGAAAATCTTTTTATTAATGGTATTTATCCTTATTACTAATCCTGTTTCATCTCATGTTCTTGCAAGAGCTGCTCACCATATTGGAATGCACTTAACCAAGAGAACTGTAGCAGATAAACTGGAAGAAGAGGAGAAAAAAAATAATATAAAAATTAATGTTAAATTATAA
- a CDS encoding hydrogenase subunit MbhD domain-containing protein — translation MTDTYIIISIALGLVILVMAIVAVYQKKLSVVILATGAVSLFASVIYILLAAPDVAMTEAAIGSGLSTVIFFYVLNKIRKNNA, via the coding sequence ATGACAGATACTTATATAATAATTTCCATAGCTTTAGGATTAGTTATTTTGGTAATGGCAATAGTTGCAGTATATCAAAAAAAATTATCTGTAGTAATTCTGGCTACAGGAGCAGTTAGTTTGTTTGCCTCTGTAATTTATATTTTATTAGCAGCACCTGATGTTGCAATGACAGAAGCGGCTATTGGAAGTGGTTTATCAACCGTAATTTTTTTCTATGTACTAAATAAAATACGTAAGAATAATGCTTAA
- a CDS encoding NADH-quinone oxidoreductase subunit K has translation MGYFNIEYISIVTGFLLILIGIFAILTQKNIIKIVIGFSLFDTGIHIVMVSIGYIRNRTAPILDSAVDIEDAANQIVDPVPQALVLTAIVIGLGVTALMLTYVLKLHKEKKTLEIQNFSDLKW, from the coding sequence ATGGGTTATTTTAATATTGAATATATTAGCATAGTTACAGGTTTTCTTCTAATATTAATTGGGATTTTTGCAATCCTGACACAAAAAAATATCATTAAAATTGTTATAGGCTTTTCTCTCTTCGATACAGGTATTCACATTGTAATGGTAAGTATTGGATATATCCGCAACAGAACTGCACCAATTCTTGATTCTGCAGTTGATATTGAAGATGCAGCAAATCAAATTGTTGACCCTGTACCACAAGCTTTGGTACTAACGGCAATTGTTATCGGGCTTGGTGTAACTGCTCTTATGCTTACCTATGTTCTTAAGTTACACAAAGAGAAAAAGACATTGGAAATTCAAAATTTCAGCGACCTGAAATGGTAA
- a CDS encoding monovalent cation/H+ antiporter complex subunit F yields the protein MVNTLLYISMIFIGLAILLSLWRFIKGDTTIDRIISFDVLTIISIALIVMISHIAGRVIYLDVALVYGLLSFLAVIIIARYFEKGL from the coding sequence ATGGTTAATACTTTATTATATATTTCTATGATCTTTATCGGATTAGCTATTTTGTTGTCATTATGGCGTTTTATTAAAGGTGATACAACTATTGACAGGATAATATCTTTTGATGTACTTACCATTATTTCCATTGCACTAATAGTTATGATTTCGCATATAGCTGGAAGAGTAATTTATCTTGATGTTGCATTGGTTTATGGTTTACTGAGTTTTCTTGCGGTTATTATTATTGCAAGATATTTTGAAAAAGGATTATAA
- a CDS encoding proton-conducting transporter membrane subunit translates to MVSPIHIITISLGVAFALGLFGNIPKKVLASIMLVALATITFISAQWAYALYFGNVETTQVFTAGFNPPFSINLRMGMHEAFFTLLINNIGLLGGIYLFNTLVKQGRNAIIVFLVFIMGLNVIILTQDLFNLFVFLEVQSIATAGLIVLHKNRDSISSGFKYMLATGIIAGLLLIGIIFSYYFTGSLNLADIININPAITKGGAIAVFLVLISILLELKLFPANGWALDVYQSVKPGFAAILSAGSASAVFFVLYKLLPIAPEQFYEVIAYLGIVTFIGSNLLGIRQKNSNRLLGYSSIGQIGLLITILGLSPFLGEKITFIAFGILISHYLAKAGLFWLSGIVKQQDIKNWSNLRKKPVLLILFGTFIFALIGFPPFPSFFGKWELIMQLSATNMFPWVIAILLGSFIEGIYLFRWLGYAIKSDNSELPELKVPIHKFVLVAIFGVLTYLVGYFAGTFVEGVKFANYIPLIFIAAIFLIDFIPAYIKNTLSIAAMSYYAYTVLPGLYENDLLRFIFFSIFILGGILTLIAGYSYKGKRQGFYPATLIMFAGLGGIIQAETLIQFFFAWELMTIGSYILIIRGKKSMPHGYSYMLFSVGGAYLILAAFGLTTAESGITLQALSAVTLNANLIFTMLAIGFMTKTASLGLHIWLPGAHAEAESDVSPMVSAILLKAGVFGLLITFIAMGAEQAGSSSLLYVLGWLGALTALVGNMAASFQEDAKRLLAYSSIGQLGYILFAFAMATHLGWLGGFTYTLNHFAFKAILFLTIGGVVLRVGTHNMYEMGGLIKNMPFSFIAVLIGIITLSGVPPLSGFAGKWLFYNAVLMKGWYFQGAIVFFAGIVAFLYCFRLIYAIFLGQLKDNHRNVKEISLWFLIPIYTLIMGIMVFSAKPALILQPIGDFLTTYFPSNTLTWTGTSATTSLGYWDGNWVMIIVGIMFMIVLGWLIATNAKARKVGQFDIVYAGEKPFRPETTHMAHNLYAGYNKALGFIVLPYITDFWNWMSESIHAIADFFRRIYSGNGQTYVLHIILYIIITYFIIF, encoded by the coding sequence ATGGTTTCACCAATACATATAATCACAATATCTCTCGGAGTTGCTTTTGCACTTGGTCTTTTTGGGAATATACCTAAAAAAGTTTTAGCTTCAATAATGCTAGTTGCTCTTGCTACAATAACTTTTATTTCAGCACAATGGGCTTATGCATTATATTTTGGAAATGTAGAAACGACTCAGGTATTTACTGCAGGTTTTAATCCTCCCTTTTCTATAAATTTAAGAATGGGAATGCATGAAGCTTTCTTTACATTACTTATTAATAATATAGGTTTGTTGGGTGGCATTTATCTTTTTAACACACTTGTTAAACAAGGACGAAATGCAATAATTGTTTTTCTTGTTTTTATAATGGGATTAAATGTAATTATTCTCACACAAGACCTTTTTAATTTATTTGTATTCCTTGAAGTTCAGAGTATTGCTACTGCAGGATTAATTGTTTTACATAAAAATAGAGATTCGATATCTTCAGGTTTTAAATATATGTTGGCAACAGGTATTATTGCAGGATTATTATTAATTGGAATTATCTTTTCTTATTATTTTACAGGTTCACTTAATCTTGCTGATATTATAAATATAAATCCAGCAATTACTAAAGGCGGTGCTATTGCGGTATTTTTAGTGCTAATATCAATTCTTCTTGAACTAAAATTATTTCCTGCCAATGGTTGGGCTTTAGATGTTTATCAAAGTGTGAAACCTGGATTTGCAGCTATTCTTTCAGCAGGTTCTGCTTCTGCAGTATTCTTTGTTTTGTACAAGTTACTTCCTATTGCTCCCGAACAGTTCTATGAAGTTATTGCTTATCTTGGAATAGTAACTTTTATTGGTTCAAATTTATTAGGAATTAGACAAAAAAATTCAAATCGTTTACTTGGATATTCTTCTATAGGTCAAATAGGATTACTAATTACAATACTTGGTTTATCACCATTCTTAGGCGAAAAAATAACTTTTATTGCTTTTGGAATTCTTATTAGTCATTATTTGGCAAAAGCCGGATTGTTTTGGCTTTCTGGAATTGTTAAGCAACAGGATATTAAAAACTGGTCGAATCTAAGGAAAAAACCTGTTTTATTGATTTTATTCGGTACTTTTATTTTTGCACTAATAGGTTTCCCTCCATTTCCATCATTCTTTGGAAAGTGGGAATTAATAATGCAACTATCTGCTACTAACATGTTTCCATGGGTAATTGCAATTTTATTAGGATCATTCATTGAAGGTATTTATCTATTCAGATGGTTAGGATATGCTATAAAATCAGATAATTCAGAGTTACCTGAATTAAAAGTTCCTATTCATAAATTTGTTTTGGTAGCAATATTTGGTGTTTTAACATACCTTGTAGGATATTTTGCAGGCACTTTTGTTGAAGGTGTTAAGTTTGCAAATTATATTCCTTTGATTTTTATTGCAGCAATTTTTCTTATTGACTTTATTCCAGCATATATTAAAAATACACTTTCTATTGCGGCAATGAGTTATTATGCCTATACGGTTCTTCCCGGACTTTATGAAAATGACTTGTTAAGGTTTATTTTCTTTTCAATATTTATCTTGGGAGGTATTTTAACACTAATTGCTGGATATTCTTACAAAGGAAAAAGACAGGGTTTTTATCCCGCTACATTAATTATGTTTGCAGGATTAGGCGGTATTATTCAAGCAGAAACATTAATTCAATTCTTTTTTGCTTGGGAATTAATGACAATAGGATCTTATATACTTATTATCAGAGGAAAAAAATCTATGCCTCACGGATATAGCTATATGTTATTTTCTGTTGGAGGTGCATATTTAATTCTTGCGGCATTTGGTTTAACAACTGCTGAATCGGGAATAACACTTCAAGCTTTAAGTGCAGTAACTTTAAATGCTAATCTTATTTTTACAATGTTAGCAATTGGATTTATGACCAAAACAGCTTCATTAGGATTACACATCTGGTTGCCGGGTGCTCATGCAGAAGCTGAATCTGATGTTTCTCCAATGGTTTCAGCTATTTTATTAAAAGCAGGAGTTTTTGGTTTATTAATTACTTTTATTGCAATGGGTGCTGAACAAGCAGGAAGCAGTAGTTTATTATATGTTCTTGGTTGGCTTGGTGCTTTAACGGCTCTTGTAGGTAATATGGCAGCAAGTTTTCAAGAAGATGCAAAACGTTTACTTGCATATTCAAGTATAGGTCAGTTAGGTTATATTTTATTTGCTTTTGCAATGGCTACTCATCTGGGATGGTTAGGTGGTTTTACATATACTTTAAACCATTTTGCTTTTAAAGCTATATTGTTCTTAACTATAGGAGGAGTTGTTTTAAGAGTTGGCACTCACAATATGTATGAAATGGGCGGATTAATTAAAAATATGCCATTTTCATTTATTGCAGTTCTTATTGGAATAATAACATTGTCAGGAGTTCCTCCTTTATCAGGATTTGCAGGTAAATGGTTATTTTATAATGCAGTTTTAATGAAAGGTTGGTATTTTCAAGGAGCAATTGTGTTTTTTGCAGGTATAGTAGCATTCCTCTATTGTTTCCGATTAATTTATGCAATCTTTTTAGGACAACTAAAAGATAATCATAGAAATGTAAAGGAAATTTCATTATGGTTTTTAATTCCGATTTATACTTTAATAATGGGAATTATGGTATTTTCTGCTAAGCCTGCTCTTATTTTACAACCAATAGGAGATTTTTTGACTACTTATTTTCCATCAAATACTCTTACATGGACAGGAACATCAGCAACTACAAGCTTAGGTTACTGGGATGGAAATTGGGTGATGATTATTGTTGGAATAATGTTCATGATAGTTTTAGGTTGGTTAATAGCTACTAATGCCAAAGCCAGAAAAGTTGGACAGTTTGATATTGTGTATGCAGGTGAAAAACCATTCAGACCTGAAACAACTCACATGGCACATAATTTATATGCTGGATACAACAAGGCTCTCGGTTTTATAGTATTACCATACATTACAGATTTTTGGAATTGGATGTCAGAATCCATTCATGCAATAGCTGATTTCTTTAGAAGAATATATTCCGGTAACGGACAAACTTATGTTCTTCATATAATTTTATATATAATCATTACTTATTTTATTATTTTTTAA
- the mbhE gene encoding hydrogen gas-evolving membrane-bound hydrogenase subunit E has translation MLKKGFILVILVAFSSIFLGLLAFFNGNSELSNLGLYYANNEPSELGAANLVTAIVVTYRGFDTLGEVVILFLTAAIIGFFLKLTKEEIDDNTRMKSLCSASEILQTAAKILVPIIFLFGTYIFINGHLTPGGGFQGGAVIASGLVLLFLANPNMKINHRLISVIESISGLSFVFIGILGIILAGGFLDNRIFELGTFGKLLSAGTIPLVYIFVGLKVGSELSSIVSTLNETQKEK, from the coding sequence ATGCTTAAAAAAGGTTTTATACTCGTAATTCTTGTTGCTTTCTCATCAATTTTTCTGGGCTTGCTTGCATTCTTTAATGGTAACTCAGAATTATCAAACTTAGGTTTGTATTATGCAAATAATGAACCTTCTGAACTTGGAGCAGCAAATCTTGTAACAGCAATAGTTGTAACTTATAGGGGTTTTGACACTTTGGGTGAAGTTGTAATTCTCTTTTTAACGGCTGCAATTATTGGATTTTTCCTTAAACTTACAAAAGAGGAAATAGATGATAATACAAGAATGAAAAGTTTATGTTCAGCAAGTGAAATTTTGCAAACTGCAGCAAAAATTTTAGTTCCTATAATTTTTCTATTTGGAACTTATATTTTCATAAATGGTCATCTTACTCCTGGTGGAGGATTTCAGGGTGGAGCTGTTATAGCTTCAGGGCTTGTACTCTTATTCCTTGCAAATCCAAACATGAAAATTAATCATCGTTTGATTTCTGTCATTGAATCTATTTCCGGATTATCCTTTGTATTTATTGGGATACTGGGAATAATACTTGCCGGTGGTTTTCTTGATAATAGAATATTTGAATTAGGAACTTTTGGAAAACTATTAAGTGCAGGGACAATTCCACTTGTTTACATCTTTGTAGGATTAAAAGTCGGTTCGGAATTATCAAGCATTGTAAGTACTTTAAACGAAACACAAAAAGAAAAATAA